A genomic segment from Truepera sp. encodes:
- a CDS encoding glycosyltransferase: MPKVDGVVTRLTATLTALEKSGHEVLLLAPPGAPERYGAHRVLAAPGMPFPWYPEHRAALPSARLARAVREFEPDLLHVVNPIFFGAWGALLARRARLPLVASFHTDPKVVHHLGLGLVRRPLEVLDREVHNLAHVNLCTSPQMIELARGLGIRRVRLWQKAVDTERFDPRFRSAAMRVRLSAGHPEAPLVVYAGRVSFEKRVDVLADAAMALAAEGVRFAVVGEGPALPNLKERLKGTATVFTGFLQGDELSEAYASGDVFAFPSTSETLGFAALEAMAAGVPVVAAAAGGLPHIVRDGENGVLVAPGDARALAAGIRRLLDDEDRRERLARAGRADAERWSWDAATADLVIRYRQAMRVARLARGGQRSAPPQPAASVGSPRAPGVEPERR; this comes from the coding sequence CTGCCGAAGGTCGACGGCGTCGTCACGCGCCTCACCGCCACGCTTACCGCGCTGGAGAAGTCGGGCCACGAGGTCCTGCTACTGGCGCCCCCCGGCGCGCCCGAGCGTTACGGCGCCCACCGCGTGCTGGCGGCGCCCGGCATGCCGTTCCCCTGGTACCCCGAGCACCGGGCCGCGTTGCCCTCGGCGCGCCTGGCGCGGGCCGTGCGCGAGTTCGAGCCGGACCTGCTTCACGTCGTCAACCCCATCTTCTTCGGCGCCTGGGGGGCGCTACTGGCGCGGCGTGCGCGCCTGCCACTGGTCGCAAGCTTCCACACCGACCCGAAGGTGGTGCACCACTTGGGTCTCGGCCTCGTAAGGCGCCCGCTCGAGGTCCTCGACCGCGAGGTTCACAACCTGGCCCACGTGAATCTGTGCACGAGCCCGCAGATGATCGAGCTGGCGCGCGGCCTCGGCATCAGGCGGGTGCGGCTGTGGCAGAAGGCGGTCGACACGGAGCGCTTCGACCCGCGGTTCCGGAGCGCAGCCATGCGCGTCCGGTTATCCGCAGGGCATCCGGAGGCGCCACTGGTCGTTTACGCGGGCCGCGTGTCGTTCGAGAAACGCGTGGACGTCCTGGCAGACGCCGCCATGGCGCTGGCGGCGGAGGGGGTGCGGTTCGCGGTCGTGGGCGAAGGCCCGGCGCTACCCAACCTCAAGGAGCGGCTGAAGGGAACCGCTACGGTGTTCACGGGATTCCTGCAAGGAGACGAGCTGTCGGAGGCGTACGCGAGCGGCGACGTCTTCGCTTTCCCCTCCACCTCGGAGACGCTCGGTTTCGCGGCGCTGGAGGCCATGGCGGCGGGCGTGCCGGTGGTGGCGGCCGCCGCGGGCGGCCTGCCGCACATCGTCAGGGACGGCGAGAACGGGGTGCTGGTGGCGCCGGGCGACGCGCGCGCGCTGGCGGCGGGCATAAGGCGCCTGCTCGACGACGAGGACCGGCGTGAGCGGCTGGCGCGGGCAGGCCGCGCGGACGCCGAACGGTGGTCGTGGGACGCCGCGACCGCAGACCTGGTAATTCGTTACCGGCAGGCCATGCGGGTGGCGCGGCTCGCCCGGGGTGGGCAGCGCTCCGCCCCGCCGCAACCCGCCGCCTCGGTGGGAAGCCCGCGGGCGCCGGGGGTAGAACCAGAGAGGCGATGA
- a CDS encoding chloride channel protein, which yields MRWLLKLDKTSRLVFLSIIVGVVGAAGSHFFLWMVERVSDLLIVGIGHMPVLTTQEASELGASPALPLLNWLIPVSTTLGGLLAGILVFSVAPEAEGHGTDAAIRSFHRLGGYVRTRVPIVKIIASALTIGSGGSAGREGPTAQIASGFGSITATWLKLPDDERRTLMLVGMAAGLSAIFRSPLGTAILAVEVLYSGLAFESAVLVYTFIGAATAYAISGSFTGFAPLFKLVGPIGFTGARELPWYALLGIMAGLLGALMPRVYYGIRDAFGKLRMPKHLKPAVGGLAMGLIAMVFPQLLGTGYGWMQLAIDGNLGLWLMLALALGKLVTMALTIGSGGSGGIFGPSLYVGVMLGGGMAAALHGVTTSAPAPQAFAVVGMAAVFAGAARVPLATLIMVAEMTGGYQLILPTMLAVAISFMVQERLGHRAKYPTLYESAVENLGDSPVHQGEYLQTVVNLLRKRVVTLDPTILDREFVERLSRGEGVPMSDGNEMVYMTEVPEDSVVVGLEIRQLPIPSDVLVVSILHDAVAIIPDGLSRLSAGDKLTVVATPTSMEAFKLMLAEKAPEAEAV from the coding sequence ATGAGGTGGCTCCTCAAGCTCGACAAGACATCACGCCTCGTGTTCCTCAGCATCATCGTGGGGGTCGTCGGCGCGGCCGGCAGTCACTTCTTCTTGTGGATGGTGGAGCGCGTCAGCGACCTGCTTATCGTCGGCATCGGGCACATGCCGGTGCTCACGACGCAAGAGGCTTCGGAGTTGGGTGCGTCGCCGGCCCTGCCGCTCCTCAACTGGCTGATACCCGTCTCGACCACGCTAGGGGGTCTGCTGGCCGGGATCCTCGTCTTCAGCGTCGCCCCTGAAGCCGAGGGGCACGGCACCGACGCGGCCATTCGCTCGTTCCACAGGCTGGGCGGCTACGTGCGTACCCGGGTGCCCATCGTCAAGATAATCGCCAGCGCGCTGACGATCGGGTCCGGGGGGTCGGCCGGGCGCGAGGGTCCCACCGCACAGATCGCCTCGGGGTTCGGCTCGATCACGGCCACCTGGCTCAAACTGCCGGACGACGAGCGCCGCACCCTCATGCTCGTCGGCATGGCCGCAGGCCTCTCCGCCATCTTCCGCAGCCCGCTCGGGACGGCGATCCTCGCCGTCGAGGTGCTGTACTCGGGGTTGGCGTTCGAGAGCGCCGTGCTGGTGTATACGTTCATCGGCGCGGCGACGGCTTACGCGATCAGCGGCAGCTTCACGGGCTTCGCGCCCCTCTTCAAGCTCGTCGGACCGATAGGCTTCACCGGCGCGCGAGAGCTGCCCTGGTACGCGCTCCTCGGCATCATGGCCGGACTTCTCGGCGCGCTCATGCCCCGCGTCTATTACGGGATCCGCGATGCCTTCGGCAAGTTGCGCATGCCCAAACACCTCAAACCCGCGGTCGGCGGGCTGGCCATGGGCCTCATAGCCATGGTCTTCCCGCAGTTGTTGGGCACCGGTTACGGCTGGATGCAACTCGCCATAGACGGGAACCTGGGGCTGTGGTTGATGCTGGCCCTGGCGCTGGGCAAGCTCGTGACGATGGCGCTCACCATCGGCTCCGGTGGCTCCGGTGGCATCTTCGGCCCCAGTCTGTACGTGGGCGTCATGCTTGGGGGCGGCATGGCCGCCGCGCTTCACGGAGTGACAACGTCCGCGCCGGCGCCCCAGGCCTTCGCCGTGGTCGGCATGGCGGCCGTGTTCGCCGGCGCGGCGCGCGTGCCGCTCGCGACGCTGATCATGGTGGCCGAGATGACCGGTGGTTACCAGCTCATCCTGCCCACCATGTTGGCCGTGGCCATCAGCTTCATGGTGCAGGAACGGCTGGGCCACAGGGCGAAGTACCCCACGCTTTACGAGTCGGCCGTCGAGAACCTGGGTGACTCGCCTGTGCATCAGGGTGAGTACCTGCAAACCGTCGTCAACCTGTTGCGCAAGCGGGTCGTCACGCTCGACCCCACGATCCTCGATCGCGAGTTCGTCGAGCGGCTCAGCCGCGGTGAGGGCGTGCCGATGTCCGACGGCAACGAGATGGTGTACATGACGGAGGTGCCGGAGGACAGCGTCGTGGTCGGCCTCGAGATCCGCCAGTTGCCCATCCCTTCCGACGTGCTCGTGGTCAGCATCCTCCACGATGCCGTGGCCATAATTCCTGACGGCTTGAGCCGACTGAGCGCGGGCGACAAGCTGACGGTCGTGGCCACCCCAACGTCGATGGAGGCCTTCAAGCTCATGTTGGCCGAGAAGGCGCCGGAGGCCGAGGCCGTCTAG
- a CDS encoding MFS transporter, whose translation MLLAIYLPATLLAICDGLLIPTLPVFVESLGAGLAVVGLVLAAEGLGTLLSDVPAGHVVNGMRPRPAMLLGIGIVTVAALASARAPSLAWLFFFRLLSGAGLSVWNVSRHAFLAGATSSANRGRTMGVFGGVTRLGGFLGPAIGGLLASAVGLRAPFLLYALVGAGTMVLLASILPPDAMRTPAHRTADGWGERKARRAALAASRGKLLNAGGAQLLGQAVRAGRRVLVPLYATQVLGLDVGVAGLIVSVSSLADMSLFYPAGLIMDRLGRKFAIVPSFVVQALGMALVPLSGGAFGLGAAAVLMGVGNGLSAGTMMTLGADLAPRGAVAAFLGRWRLVGDAGFVAGPLVVGLVAQQLGLGTSALAVAAIGAGAASWFAFGVPETLKRQPAEAAVTPPK comes from the coding sequence ATGCTCCTCGCCATCTACCTCCCCGCGACGCTCCTGGCCATCTGCGACGGGTTGCTGATACCCACGCTGCCGGTATTCGTCGAGAGCCTGGGCGCGGGGCTGGCCGTCGTGGGCCTCGTGCTGGCGGCCGAGGGCCTGGGGACCCTGTTGTCCGACGTGCCGGCCGGTCACGTCGTCAACGGGATGCGGCCCCGTCCCGCCATGCTGCTGGGCATCGGCATCGTGACGGTCGCCGCGCTCGCCAGCGCCCGGGCGCCTAGCCTCGCGTGGTTGTTCTTCTTCAGGCTGTTGTCGGGTGCGGGCCTGTCCGTGTGGAACGTCTCGCGCCACGCTTTCCTCGCCGGCGCCACCAGCAGCGCCAACCGCGGCCGGACGATGGGCGTGTTCGGCGGCGTCACCCGCTTGGGCGGCTTCTTGGGGCCGGCCATCGGCGGCCTGTTGGCCAGCGCGGTCGGCCTGCGGGCGCCCTTCTTGCTCTACGCCCTGGTTGGCGCCGGCACCATGGTGCTCCTCGCCTCCATCTTGCCGCCGGACGCCATGCGGACCCCGGCCCACCGGACGGCGGACGGTTGGGGGGAGCGTAAAGCACGCCGCGCCGCCCTTGCCGCCTCGCGGGGCAAGCTCCTCAACGCGGGTGGCGCCCAGCTACTGGGTCAGGCCGTGCGCGCCGGCCGGCGAGTGCTCGTGCCGCTCTACGCCACGCAGGTCCTCGGACTCGACGTCGGAGTCGCCGGCCTCATCGTGAGCGTCTCGAGCCTGGCCGACATGTCGCTCTTCTACCCCGCCGGCCTGATCATGGACCGGCTGGGCCGGAAGTTCGCGATCGTCCCCTCGTTCGTCGTGCAGGCGTTGGGGATGGCCCTCGTCCCGCTGTCGGGTGGGGCCTTCGGCTTGGGCGCCGCGGCGGTGCTCATGGGCGTCGGCAACGGGTTGAGCGCCGGCACCATGATGACGCTGGGCGCCGACCTGGCCCCCAGGGGGGCGGTGGCGGCCTTCCTGGGGCGTTGGCGGCTGGTAGGTGACGCCGGCTTCGTGGCCGGACCGCTGGTCGTCGGGTTGGTGGCCCAGCAGTTGGGGCTCGGCACTTCGGCGCTGGCGGTGGCGGCGATCGGCGCCGGGGCGGCCTCCTGGTTCGCCTTCGGTGTACCCGAGACCCTCAAGCGGCAACCAGCTGAGGCGGCAGTTACTCCCCCCAAGTGA
- a CDS encoding dipeptidase yields the protein MIPVFDGHNDTLLMHLADPTRDFFARHEDGHLDYARAREGGVVGGFFAVWTPSAPLPEKYKDISEGRDLPVAPAGAVDIAVARAHADRCVAQLLAWDADPEDRFRLVKSAAELERAFDDGVMAGIMHFEGAEAIGPDLLALDTYYAAGLRSLGPVWSRPNLFGFGVPFLFPSSPDVAPGLTPHGRALVRRCNELGIMLDLSHMTERGFWDVAELSEKPLVATHSNAHAVCPSPRNLTDEQLAAVKASDGVVGLNYNTSFLHPEGKRETDMPLDVMVRHVDHLVDTLGIDRVALGSDFDGATMPDAVKDVAHVPNLMNALAQAGYDDESLRKIGYLNWLRVLRLTWGE from the coding sequence ATGATCCCAGTCTTCGACGGCCACAACGACACGCTGCTCATGCACTTGGCAGACCCGACCCGTGACTTCTTCGCGCGCCACGAGGACGGTCACCTCGACTACGCCCGCGCCCGTGAGGGTGGCGTGGTCGGAGGCTTCTTCGCCGTGTGGACGCCGTCGGCGCCCCTGCCCGAAAAGTACAAGGACATCAGCGAGGGCCGCGACCTCCCCGTGGCGCCCGCCGGCGCCGTCGACATCGCCGTGGCCCGCGCCCACGCCGACAGGTGCGTTGCCCAACTGCTGGCCTGGGACGCCGACCCCGAGGACCGCTTCAGGCTGGTCAAGAGCGCGGCGGAGCTCGAGCGCGCCTTCGACGACGGCGTGATGGCGGGCATCATGCACTTCGAGGGTGCCGAGGCCATCGGCCCCGACCTGTTGGCGCTCGACACCTACTACGCCGCGGGCCTGCGCTCGCTGGGGCCGGTCTGGAGCCGGCCCAACCTGTTCGGCTTCGGCGTGCCGTTCCTCTTCCCCAGCAGCCCCGACGTGGCGCCGGGGCTCACGCCGCATGGCCGCGCCCTCGTCAGGCGCTGCAACGAGCTCGGCATCATGCTCGACCTCTCGCACATGACCGAACGAGGTTTCTGGGACGTGGCCGAGCTTTCGGAGAAGCCGTTGGTGGCTACGCACTCGAACGCCCACGCCGTCTGCCCGTCGCCCCGTAACCTCACCGACGAGCAGTTGGCCGCCGTGAAGGCATCGGACGGCGTGGTGGGCCTCAACTACAACACGAGCTTCCTCCATCCGGAAGGGAAGCGTGAGACCGACATGCCGCTGGACGTGATGGTGCGTCACGTCGATCACCTCGTCGACACGCTAGGCATAGACCGGGTGGCGCTCGGCTCCGACTTCGACGGCGCCACCATGCCCGACGCGGTGAAGGACGTGGCTCACGTCCCGAACCTCATGAACGCCCTCGCGCAGGCGGGTTACGACGACGAGAGCCTGCGCAAGATCGGCTACCTGAACTGGCTGCGGGTCCTGAGGCTCACTTGGGGGGAGTAA
- a CDS encoding RIO1 family regulatory kinase/ATPase — MADDSGDKRRTRKRRQARRSDKDEAGSGFGVTVRARDLPVKAEVKRVRRKPRAKRQAAELVSPGTDGAQHFTDPDLRRLHSRGYFDEFVGLIKGGKEATVFLVRRGETRLAAKVYADIEARSFRNDAPYWEALKFEDERLARAIKRKSRAGRKAQVALWVMREYANLWRLHEAGVRVPVPALPPEPSAWAAAGSVVLMEFVGIGDEPAERLADVRLAAEEAQAAYEQAADLVVRLAALGVVHGDLSTYNLLWHSGEIVLIDLPQLMDVRVGHAARELLDRDLASLTSSFSALGATVDEGALAARVMAALPPEPPREDLLGPQGS; from the coding sequence TTGGCCGACGACAGTGGCGACAAGCGTAGGACGCGCAAGCGGCGTCAGGCCCGACGGTCCGACAAGGACGAGGCCGGTAGCGGTTTCGGCGTAACCGTCAGGGCCCGCGACCTACCCGTCAAGGCGGAGGTCAAGCGGGTGCGGCGCAAGCCGCGGGCCAAACGGCAGGCGGCCGAGTTGGTCAGCCCGGGCACGGACGGCGCCCAGCACTTCACCGACCCGGACCTGCGGCGCCTTCACTCGCGCGGCTACTTCGACGAGTTCGTCGGCCTTATCAAGGGCGGCAAGGAAGCCACGGTGTTTCTCGTGAGGCGCGGTGAAACGCGCCTGGCGGCCAAGGTGTACGCCGACATCGAGGCGCGCTCGTTCCGCAACGACGCCCCTTACTGGGAGGCGCTGAAGTTCGAGGACGAACGCCTGGCGCGGGCCATCAAGCGCAAATCGCGCGCCGGCCGCAAGGCTCAGGTAGCCCTTTGGGTCATGCGCGAGTACGCGAACCTGTGGCGGCTGCACGAGGCCGGCGTGCGCGTTCCCGTGCCGGCGCTGCCGCCGGAGCCCAGTGCCTGGGCGGCCGCCGGCAGCGTGGTGCTCATGGAGTTCGTGGGCATCGGCGACGAGCCGGCCGAGCGCCTCGCCGACGTCCGGCTGGCGGCCGAGGAAGCCCAGGCGGCGTACGAGCAGGCAGCCGACCTGGTGGTGAGGCTGGCGGCGTTGGGGGTGGTGCACGGCGACCTCTCCACCTACAACCTGCTGTGGCATTCGGGCGAGATCGTGCTCATCGACCTTCCACAGCTCATGGACGTGCGCGTCGGACATGCGGCCCGCGAGCTGCTGGATCGCGACCTGGCCTCCCTCACCTCGTCGTTCAGCGCGTTGGGCGCGACGGTCGACGAGGGGGCGCTGGCCGCCAGGGTCATGGCCGCGCTGCCGCCAGAACCCCCGAGGGAGGACCTGCTGGGCCCTCAGGGTTCCTGA
- a CDS encoding Zn-dependent hydrolase, with amino-acid sequence MSPLDPKRTVRELKELRALTGDENGAWRVAWTDTWLKAREFMRAKTDALGLETHMDVAGNVWSTLPGESDVELLIGGHMDSVPGGGWLDGCLNVLAGLETVRRISEQYGGKPPVTVRLVDWADEEGARFGRSLLGSSAAGGTLVPDEERDRKDADGVLLVDALKRCGVDLDRMNDAHAELKKAGAYLELHIEQGPVLLDLDLPLGVVLGTFGVERHGIHFRGQAAHSGSTPMNRRRDAFLAAGKMSQEIYEITDDLGGVCTIGSCITRPGIVTSVVAECDITLDQRHLDREALTNMYRRAVEASERFAAEGNVEVSWSNIWGIDPMPFHPDLIALADEAVREASGTSHQLPSGPLHDAAEVARAGIPTVMLFVQSLYGISHNKIEDTREEHIEQSVVALDSLASKTMAWLQR; translated from the coding sequence ATGAGCCCGTTGGATCCGAAGCGAACCGTACGAGAACTGAAGGAGCTGCGCGCTCTGACGGGCGACGAGAACGGCGCCTGGCGAGTGGCCTGGACGGACACGTGGCTGAAGGCCCGCGAGTTCATGCGGGCCAAGACCGACGCCCTCGGCCTGGAGACGCACATGGACGTCGCCGGCAACGTCTGGTCGACGTTGCCGGGCGAGTCGGACGTCGAGCTGCTGATAGGCGGGCACATGGACAGCGTGCCGGGCGGCGGTTGGCTGGATGGCTGCCTCAACGTCCTCGCCGGCCTGGAGACCGTCAGACGCATCAGCGAGCAGTACGGCGGCAAGCCGCCCGTGACCGTGCGACTCGTCGACTGGGCGGACGAGGAGGGCGCGCGCTTCGGCCGCAGCCTGCTCGGGTCGAGCGCGGCGGGTGGAACGCTCGTGCCGGACGAGGAGCGCGACCGTAAGGACGCCGACGGCGTCCTGCTCGTCGACGCGCTCAAGCGCTGCGGGGTGGACCTGGACCGCATGAACGACGCCCACGCCGAGCTGAAGAAGGCGGGCGCCTACCTCGAACTGCACATCGAGCAGGGGCCGGTGCTGCTCGACCTCGACCTGCCCCTGGGCGTCGTGCTCGGCACCTTCGGGGTAGAGCGTCACGGCATCCACTTCCGCGGCCAGGCCGCGCACTCGGGTTCAACCCCCATGAACCGCCGCCGGGACGCCTTCCTGGCCGCCGGCAAGATGAGCCAGGAGATCTACGAGATCACCGACGACTTGGGCGGCGTCTGCACCATCGGCAGCTGCATCACGCGGCCCGGCATAGTGACCTCGGTCGTGGCCGAGTGCGACATCACGCTCGACCAGCGGCACCTCGACCGCGAGGCGCTCACGAACATGTACCGCCGCGCCGTGGAGGCCAGCGAGCGCTTCGCGGCCGAGGGGAACGTGGAGGTGTCGTGGAGCAACATCTGGGGCATCGACCCCATGCCCTTCCACCCCGACCTGATCGCGCTGGCCGACGAGGCCGTGCGCGAGGCGTCCGGCACCTCACACCAGTTGCCCAGCGGTCCCTTGCACGACGCCGCAGAGGTGGCGCGCGCCGGCATCCCGACGGTCATGCTCTTCGTGCAGAGCCTCTACGGCATCTCGCACAACAAGATCGAGGACACGCGCGAAGAGCACATCGAGCAGTCGGTCGTGGCCCTCGACAGCCTGGCAAGCAAGACCATGGCCTGGCTGCAGCGCTGA
- a CDS encoding FAD-binding oxidoreductase, producing the protein MPLDQAKTSPLWWEEVPAGRTRTPPPADVAADVVIVGAGFTGLWTAYYLKHLEPTLSVVVLEREHVGFGASGRNGGWCHPEYPLGLATLAHRHGRENAMAFQRAAMNAVHEVGRVSDEEGIDCHFEMGGRLLLARSELQAARAREDVAEQHALGLTAEDVRYLSAEEARRLTGMSGVQGASFMACAAALQPALLVNGLAVAVERLGVTIYEDADATALAAGSVTFESARGSGTATARSVLRATEGYTRDLPGERRTLIPLYSLMIATEPLDEARLAAVGLPHREVFADYGHMVIYGQRTADGRVTLGGRGAPYHFGSAIQADYDADAVVHAHLDRLLVELFPDLYGVRISHRWGGPLGVPRDWRPSVSYDTASGLGFAGGYVGDGVALSNLAGRTLAELTLGRETERTGLPWVQHRWRDWEPEPLRYLGVNAGLWLTRSADRAEARTGRPSVRAKIGNWIRGKRG; encoded by the coding sequence ATGCCGCTAGACCAAGCCAAGACATCACCCCTGTGGTGGGAAGAGGTACCCGCGGGCCGAACTCGCACGCCGCCCCCGGCCGACGTGGCTGCCGACGTGGTCATCGTCGGGGCCGGCTTCACGGGCCTGTGGACCGCCTATTACCTCAAGCACCTCGAGCCGACGCTGAGCGTGGTGGTCCTCGAGCGCGAGCACGTCGGCTTCGGGGCGTCCGGGCGCAACGGCGGCTGGTGCCACCCCGAGTATCCGCTCGGGCTGGCAACGCTCGCTCATCGCCACGGCCGCGAGAATGCCATGGCCTTCCAGCGGGCGGCCATGAACGCGGTCCACGAGGTCGGACGGGTCAGCGACGAAGAAGGCATCGACTGCCACTTCGAGATGGGCGGCCGCCTCCTCCTGGCGCGCTCCGAGCTGCAGGCGGCGCGGGCCCGCGAGGACGTGGCCGAGCAGCACGCGCTAGGCCTCACGGCGGAGGACGTCAGGTACCTGAGCGCCGAGGAGGCGCGGCGGCTCACCGGCATGTCCGGGGTGCAGGGCGCCAGCTTCATGGCGTGCGCCGCCGCCCTGCAGCCGGCCCTCTTGGTCAACGGCCTGGCCGTGGCCGTCGAACGCCTGGGGGTGACCATCTACGAGGATGCCGACGCCACCGCGCTCGCGGCGGGCAGCGTGACGTTCGAGAGCGCCCGGGGCTCCGGCACAGCCACCGCGCGCAGCGTCCTCAGGGCCACGGAGGGCTACACGCGCGACCTGCCCGGCGAGCGCCGCACCCTGATACCCCTGTATTCCTTGATGATCGCAACCGAGCCACTCGACGAGGCGCGGCTGGCCGCCGTCGGGCTGCCCCACCGCGAGGTGTTCGCCGACTACGGCCACATGGTGATCTACGGCCAGAGGACGGCCGACGGGCGCGTGACGCTCGGGGGGCGGGGCGCGCCGTATCACTTCGGCTCGGCCATCCAGGCCGACTACGACGCCGATGCCGTGGTGCACGCTCACCTCGACAGGTTGTTGGTGGAGCTCTTCCCCGACCTCTACGGCGTGCGGATCAGCCACCGTTGGGGCGGCCCGCTAGGGGTGCCCCGTGACTGGCGTCCGAGCGTCAGTTACGACACCGCCTCGGGCCTGGGCTTCGCCGGCGGCTACGTGGGTGACGGCGTGGCGCTCTCCAACCTCGCTGGGCGCACGCTGGCAGAGCTGACGCTGGGGCGCGAGACTGAACGCACCGGCCTCCCGTGGGTGCAGCACCGCTGGCGTGACTGGGAGCCCGAGCCTCTTCGGTACCTGGGGGTCAATGCGGGCCTGTGGCTCACGCGCTCCGCCGACCGGGCGGAGGCCCGAACCGGCCGGCCGAGCGTGAGGGCGAAGATCGGCAACTGGATCAGGGGCAAGCGGGGCTAG
- a CDS encoding tetratricopeptide repeat-containing diguanylate cyclase: MSSESNTSREIGAAEQPPQVADALEAWEARTRSPRLASRLAQELLASGVEGGVRDLARATLAVAKLALNEPAVAIELAAQVSEAAEGAWEPGLPAVGAVVTEARLTELRAAYVLDDVAGALRLGRESLVLAKRYALPLLAARAHNDLAAVYGSRDLLDMAVKHLKTGIAILEAAGEPVAPSLLTNLGNVYLDTKRLDEGLACFERGRAGFLARDDRFGAGIARSNEGRALGRLGRHREAIAALEEALGWFAEVENRRYYSVTQAKLAQAQADAGDNLLAERLFKEAIAGLEEPHDGFEAEIRAGYGDFLLTTGRPAEALEELSLAAELFRAADKHKAALGLERQMAAALAAQGRFHEAYETLDGFLDERGRTEAHHSSQVLTLLLTQLEVGLGDEHELNVVARQAVIEANQNLREQAERLESLSTTDDLTGLFNRRYFRGRLTEEEERADRHGHDLVVVLVDVDNFKRVNDDHSHSVGDEVLARMAQLLKRAFRASDVVARWGGEEFVALLPGSDKAAAHEAAERARALVAEHYWDELAPGLAITVSVGVAALSEVAEGDPEQRVSDLVKLVDTRLYTAKRDGRNRTQA, from the coding sequence GTGAGCAGCGAAAGCAACACCAGCCGTGAGATAGGTGCAGCCGAGCAACCGCCCCAGGTGGCCGACGCGCTGGAGGCGTGGGAAGCGCGCACGCGGTCGCCGCGGCTAGCCTCGAGGTTGGCCCAGGAACTGCTGGCGAGCGGAGTCGAGGGCGGCGTTCGGGACCTGGCCCGGGCCACCTTGGCGGTGGCGAAGTTGGCGCTGAACGAGCCGGCAGTGGCCATCGAGCTGGCGGCACAGGTGTCGGAAGCGGCGGAAGGCGCTTGGGAGCCCGGCCTGCCGGCCGTAGGCGCAGTCGTCACAGAGGCGCGCTTGACCGAACTGCGGGCCGCGTACGTCCTCGACGACGTGGCCGGTGCCCTGCGCCTGGGGCGCGAATCGCTGGTTCTGGCCAAACGTTACGCGCTGCCCCTCCTGGCGGCACGGGCGCACAACGACCTGGCCGCCGTTTACGGCTCGCGCGACCTGCTGGACATGGCCGTCAAGCACCTCAAGACCGGCATCGCCATCTTGGAAGCGGCGGGAGAGCCGGTAGCGCCCTCGCTCCTCACCAACTTGGGCAACGTCTACCTCGACACGAAGCGTCTGGACGAAGGCTTGGCCTGCTTCGAGCGCGGGCGCGCGGGCTTCCTGGCCCGTGACGATCGCTTCGGGGCCGGCATCGCCCGGTCGAACGAGGGGCGGGCGTTGGGCAGGCTCGGGAGGCATAGGGAGGCGATAGCGGCGCTCGAGGAGGCGCTCGGCTGGTTCGCCGAGGTCGAGAATCGACGCTACTACTCGGTGACGCAGGCCAAGCTGGCACAAGCGCAGGCCGACGCCGGCGACAACCTGCTCGCTGAACGGCTCTTCAAGGAGGCCATCGCCGGTTTGGAGGAGCCTCACGACGGCTTCGAGGCCGAGATCCGGGCCGGCTACGGCGATTTCTTGCTGACGACCGGAAGGCCCGCCGAAGCGCTCGAAGAGCTGAGCCTCGCTGCAGAGCTGTTCCGTGCGGCGGACAAGCACAAGGCAGCCCTCGGCCTGGAGCGGCAGATGGCCGCCGCCTTGGCCGCCCAGGGCCGGTTCCATGAGGCGTACGAGACCCTCGACGGTTTCCTGGATGAGCGCGGGCGCACGGAGGCGCACCATAGCAGTCAAGTGCTCACCCTCCTCTTGACACAACTGGAGGTCGGTCTAGGCGACGAGCACGAGCTGAACGTGGTGGCCCGGCAGGCGGTGATCGAGGCCAACCAGAACCTGCGCGAACAGGCCGAGCGCCTGGAGAGCCTGAGCACGACGGACGACCTCACGGGCCTGTTCAACCGCCGCTACTTCCGCGGCAGATTGACCGAGGAAGAGGAGCGCGCCGACCGGCACGGTCATGACCTGGTGGTGGTGCTGGTTGACGTCGACAATTTCAAGAGGGTCAACGACGATCATTCCCATTCGGTCGGGGACGAGGTTCTCGCACGCATGGCTCAGCTATTGAAACGGGCCTTCCGTGCGTCCGACGTGGTGGCGCGCTGGGGTGGGGAGGAGTTCGTCGCGTTGTTGCCCGGCTCCGACAAGGCCGCGGCCCACGAGGCGGCCGAACGGGCACGGGCGCTGGTCGCCGAACACTACTGGGACGAGCTGGCACCCGGACTGGCGATCACCGTGAGCGTGGGGGTGGCCGCGCTTTCCGAGGTTGCCGAAGGTGACCCCGAGCAGCGGGTATCCGACCTCGTGAAGCTCGTCGATACGCGCCTTTACACGGCGAAGCGAGACGGCCGCAACCGCACGCAGGCCTAG
- a CDS encoding NADH-quinone oxidoreductase subunit A, whose amino-acid sequence MYLEVLMMFLAAGFIAAAALVAGGLVGPKRPGAAKLAAYESGIPAVGSARQRFPVHFYLVAMVFIIFDLETAFFYPLAVKFNAAPQFLFTNAIIFVAILAVGFLYLVRKGVLNWK is encoded by the coding sequence TTGTACCTAGAGGTTCTGATGATGTTCTTGGCGGCCGGGTTCATCGCCGCTGCCGCGTTGGTGGCAGGAGGGCTGGTGGGGCCCAAGCGTCCGGGCGCCGCCAAACTGGCCGCTTACGAGTCGGGCATTCCAGCGGTGGGTTCGGCACGCCAGCGCTTCCCCGTTCACTTCTACCTGGTGGCGATGGTGTTCATCATCTTCGACCTCGAGACGGCGTTCTTCTACCCGCTCGCCGTCAAGTTCAACGCCGCCCCGCAGTTTCTCTTCACCAACGCGATCATCTTCGTGGCGATCCTCGCGGTCGGGTTCTTGTACCTGGTCCGCAAGGGCGTCCTGAACTGGAAATGA